One Desulfosoma caldarium genomic window, TGAAAGTCAAAAGATCTTCAAAGACTCGCCCTTCTTGCCACCGCGAGGCTCGGAACAACCTTCCCAAGAAGTTGTATGTGCTGGAGTGTCTGGTGAAACCCGGGTGCGAGGGTGGGGGGGTGTCGGGAGAGGGTCTTGTGGGATGTTGGCGAGAACCGCCTTATGTGTATTGCTTTTACGATCGCAAAGTCACGCAGCTCGTGGTGGCGCATCTTGCGTCCAAGGGCTTTCACGTCACCGGGCGCTACGAGATCAACTACGACCAGTGGCAAAGACTCCCGCCCCAATGTGTGACTGTGGGACCGTTTCGCATCCTGTGCGCATCCCCTTTCGACAATGAACTTTCGGCCCATTCCCTCGACATCATCGTCCAGCCTGGTTTAGTATTCGGGTCCGGCATGCATCCCACGACCCAACTGTGCTTGAACCTTCTCGCCCGAGTGTTTGCCCCGGAATCCATGAAGACCGTGGTGGATGTGGGAACCGGCACAGGGATTCTGGCCCTCGCAGCGGCTCGACTGGGCGCTCAACGGGTGCTGGCC contains:
- a CDS encoding 50S ribosomal protein L11 methyltransferase; the protein is MLECLVKPGCEGGGVSGEGLVGCWREPPYVYCFYDRKVTQLVVAHLASKGFHVTGRYEINYDQWQRLPPQCVTVGPFRILCASPFDNELSAHSLDIIVQPGLVFGSGMHPTTQLCLNLLARVFAPESMKTVVDVGTGTGILALAAARLGAQRVLALDVNPLATQEAAANVRKNRLEHQVLVVTANSLDAIGNFGELLLLNLEWPNLRAVLRTDGWKRFPWVICSGYLQSQTQPLECVFLETHTLHSHAVQEDWAASFWTRSPSCP